The genomic interval GAACCAGAGGAAGACGGTCGTCTCGCTCCGCTCGACGCTGCGACTTCCAGGGCTCAAATCCCGTCTCGAACAGACAAAATTACGTCGCTCGCGAGTTTGCGAGCGACAGGAATTATGGACTCGCCGGGAGACCAAATCCCATCGGTCGTTGGCTGGTCAGTAGGTCGATGCGTCTGGTCGGTCCCTCTGGAGAGGGAGTCTGGTTTGCTCATAGGGAATCCTCCAAGAACTCACGTCGGATTTCGGCGCGTTCGCGTTCTGACCGCTCGTCGTAATGCTTCTCCAGTATATCTGAAGTCGCGTTGCTGCGACTGCTGACGACTTTTTCAGGAGTGCCGTCGCGGAGCATCCGCGTGATCGCGCCACGGCGGACGGCGTGAGGCGAAACCGACGACGGACACTCCCGAGCCTGCTTGTCCTGGGTCGCTTCGCAGTCGGCCAGGTCACGATCGTGCGGGCACTCCTGGTCGATGATGCAAGGTCGGGTGAGCCGATAGACAGTCTCCCGAATCGCACCCTCGGACATCCGACCGAACTGGCTGGAGATCAGTGGCTCGCGGCCGTGATCGTCCGTGACGTTCACCCGGTTCACGCGGATGTAGTCGTCGATAACTGACCCATATTCCTCGCTGACCGTGATCGAGCGCTCGGCGGGCTCGCGGTTCTTCAGCGGAGTCCCGCTGTCTGGTCGATGGCGAATCTTCAGGAGGAGCGCTTTGCTATCCCAGTCCCCCACGTCCAGCGCCCGGAGCGTCCCGAGCCTGATCCCGGAATAAGCCAGAATCAGCATGATGATATGATCCCGGCTCGCGTAGCGATACTCGTCGAGAAAGTCCAGAATCGAACGCGCGCGGTCGGCGTCGAGCTGGACGCTCTTCGATTCCTCTGCGGCCGAGACGTTCGGCAGCACGACCTTCTCACGCAGGCCGTCCTCGACGGCGTCGATTGACGCACAGAACTCCAGAAACACGCGCAGCGTGGCGAGATGCGTTTTCAGCGTCAGTGGCTTGATGTCCTCGCCGCGCCAGGTCCGATAGCTGTGGATATCGCGACCATCAAGCTCGTTCAGGTTCTCGATATCGTGGACCTCACAGAACTCGATGAACGTATCCAGCCGGTAGCGGTGGTTCTGGAGTGTCTTTTCGGATACGTCGCTCTCGCGAAACTCCAGATACATCTCGACGGCCCGGCGCGGCTCGATCGGCCGGAGGTCGGTCACGGCCCGACACCTCTGCCATAAAGCCCAACTGCTGGGTCTGCTAACTCGTACATGGGTCTGATACAGTTGGCCGCGCCCCGCGAGAGATTGGTACCTTGCCGCGGGACGCGACCGATGGACCCAGCGGGACTTGCACCCGCTTTTCACCACTGTGGGGGTCTGAAACTACGGTTCAAGAACTTTCATGACGACCAGCATCGCCCAAAGGAACCCGAGCATGCCCATCGGGTATGAAATAAGCGCGAACGGCGGCGCGGTGAGTGCCGCAACACTCTGGTCGAACCCAGTCGCGATGATCGCCGCCGCCCCCTCGAACACGCCGACCACGTCGCCGAACACCGCTGCGGTCAGGATCGCGACCCCGCCAGCGAGCCACGGTAGCCCGGCCAGCCAGACCGTCCGCCGGTTCTCGACCAACGTTGCTTCGAGGTGGTCGCGACTGTCCTGGGGCTCCGCGTAGTCCAGCACGGAGTCGGCACACCCAGCACAGAGTTTTCGCTTGGCGTAGGCGCGATCGTGCTTGCTGATATCGACGCCGACGGTCAGCATCTCGTCGGGCTGGTAGGCCTGGTCGCAGTTCCGACACAGGTGCAGTTCCTCCTCGACCTCCTCGACGCGGTGTTCGGTTCGAGTGCGGGTGATCGTTCGGTCGTCCTCAGCCATCGTTCCTCCGTTGCTGTTCGGCGTAGGCCGCGGCCCGGACAATCGCCACTCCAAAATCCCGAGCTTGGTCGGGATCGAGCATGGTGCCAGACTCGGCGCGCACTGCGTCGGTCTTGTGCCGAACCCCGAGTCGGATATCGCCGCGGTACACCTCTTCGACCCGCCAGACTGCGGGTTTGTCTACGAGCCGGGCGCTGAACTGCCGCCCCTCGATATCGAAGTCCGTCGACTCCTCGATCTCCACGTCGTAGACCTCTGCGTGGATCGGATGCTCGTCACTCATCCCGCACCCCCAGCGCGTCGAGCGCGTCGTATAGCATCTGTTCGTCGGCGCCGTTCGCTGCCTGGAGCACGCGCCGGATCAGCCGGTCGTGCTGGTCGCCCTCGCGGGGTGGCCAGGGGACACCGCGCACCTCGGTCCAGAGCTCGTACATCGGCTGTTCGTCCAGTTCCAGTTCGACGCGCCCGTACTCGGTTGTCGCCGTCAGTACCCACCGATCCGTGTCGGGACCAGCCGGGCCGTAGGTGACCGTACTCCGAGACTCCTCGGTGACCTCGAACCGATACGAACTCTGCCCGCCGTCGGGCACGAGGTCGCGATCGTCGTCGTAGCGACTGCGCGAGAGTTCTGTCCGATCGACCAGTTCGCCACAGAGCGGGCAGTTCGTTTCCTCGTACTGGACCGCGGCGGTGCCCACGTCAGTGATCGAGCGGCCGACCGCCCAGCCCCCACCACTCCGGAACTCGTCGGACTCGGCGTCTGGCTCGTAGCCACAGTTCGGACACTGCATCAGTCGGTCACCTCCCCGACCGCGTCCCGAACGGCCTCGTCGGTCGCGCCCGTGGGCTGGTTGTCGATCGCCGACTCGGTACAACAGCGCCGCGCCGCGTCGTCACTCTCGTACTCGGCGAGACAGTCCCCGCAGTACCATACGTCGCCGCCGTCCGTCGCGACCTCCTCGCCGTCCCCATCACAGGGCAGGTGCGCGGGCAGTTCCTTCACCGGCTCGCCACAGAGTGGACAGGGCTGTTCGTCCATTTCCCCGCGCTGGTTGTGGCCGGTGCCCCCAGCACACCGACGACAGGGCTCGAAGTGGACCGCGATATCGTCCAGGCGCTTGCGCGTGATCTCGGCGGCCCGCTGGAGGTGCCCACACTCGGGATCGCGGTGAAACCGATGCTTGTGGTTCTTCCCGGCGCTGACGAACACGTACTCGTCGTCGCCGTGACACCGCGGGCAGGGCCGGGCGTCACAGAAGCGGGCGTATTCGGGGCCGCGGTCCTCCGTGCGATCCTCGTACTTGCCCTTGATCGCCGAACACGCCGGGCTCGCGTGGAACGTGGACGTACTGGTGTTGCCCCGCTGCATATAGAAGTGATCGAACCGATCGTAGTCGACGCCGCCGTCGGTCATGACATCCGGTGACGGGTCCTCACCAACGTCGTCGGCCTCCAGGTGCCGGAGCTTCGCGGCGATGCGCTCGACATCGACCTCTGTCGGCCCCTCGCCGTCGTCGGCAGCCTGCGCGCTGGGTTCCGGGTCCGGCCCCTGGTCGCCGCTGTCGGTCTCGCCGTCGAACTCACGAAGCACGGTCAGGAACGCCCGAACCGTCCGGCAGTGTGGGTTCGTGTCGGTGTTCAGGATGTGACTGAATCGGTTGTCCTTGTAGCCGGCACAGCGGCTCAGGTCCCGCATCGAGAGGCCAGCGTCAGCCCGCATCGCATCGAGTTCCGCGATCGTCGGGATACGAAACTGGTCGGGATCGGGCACGCCGCCGTCGGTGATGAGCCGCTCATCCTCGTCGTAGCAATCCTCGTGCCACCACTGTTCATCGTTCGTGGCTTTCCAGACGCCTGGTTGTTCGGTGTCGACTGGATCACCACATCGCTCACACAGCTGGAATCGGTCGTGGCCGACGACTTCCGGGCCGCCGTCGGTGACGAGTCGCTGGTCCTCGGGGACCGACTGCACAGACTCCCAGTAGTCGTCGACGGCCTCGATCGTCTCCTGGTGCTGCTCCGAGAGTCCGAGGCCGCACTGGGTGCAGTGTTTCGGCCCGCCGATCGCCTGCGTCCAGCGCGTCCCGTCACACTCGGGACACTCCGGCGGGTCGGCATCAGTGCGGGCGCGCATCTCGGTCCACAGCTCGTGACGCCGGTCGACGGCAGTGGCGTGGCCGTCCTCGCCGTGGTGCATATGCCGGAGGTTCTCACAGATCTCGGACCACTCCGCGACGAGCGCGGCCTTCGAGAGGTCGGTCACGTCCCGGTCGGTGCGTTCGTGGATCACGTCGTCGGGCTTAGTCATCGGTCGCCTCCGTCTCGATCGTCTCGACACTGGCCTCTTCCAGGCCGCCATCGTCACGCGACCGGAGCCGGGGCGCGATCACGACCGCCTGGTCGCGTCGATCGTCGGCATACAGAGCCAGGTCCGGCTTGTCGTCGGTACTGCCCTGGACCAGCGCGAGGTTCACCCCGCGCGGGTTGTCGAACTCCTCGCGGACGGCGATCAGCGCGCGTTCGAGGCGTTCGGGATCGACCAGCAGCGACTCGGGGAACCGGTCGGGGTCGTTGGTCGCCACCAGGCCGACGGTCTTGTCCGGCGAGAGGTGGGCGACCTCGCCGACGATCTCCAAATCGAGCAGGCCGCCTCTCATCGGTCGTCCTCCCGGAGGTCGTCGACCCGCAGCGCCTCACCAGGTTCGAGGGACGCAACCGCGTCACACCACAGCTGGTGGTCCTCGTCGACGATCTCCATGTCGAACTTCTCGGCGGTGTGGCGCTTGAGAACGCGAATCTCACGATAGGTCTGGCCCGCGTCGACCAGTTCGTCGTGGTTGGTGATCTGGCCCTCGTCGTCGTGTTCGAGGTCCGCGTCGTCCTCGTAGGTCTGGAAGACGACGGTCACGGGTTCGGTTTTGGGGGTACCGCCGTCGGTCATGATGCGATGCGCGTCGCTGTCGGTGTCGGTGGTCATACTCGATAGTGAATAGTCGGCGAGGGCGTGCCCGCAGGGCGCGGCGGTCCGGCGCGGGTCCGACTCGACGGCGTCGATCTCGGTGCCACAGACCGGGCACGTCCCAGTTAGTGATGCATTACTCGTGAACTGTTCAGCGAATCGTCGGTGGGCTTTTTGGCCCGTGAGCGTGTCGTTTGGCATAGGTCGCGGGTAGACCGACGCGGCATCCGTGTTGTGAGCACGGTGCCGCACTCGCGGTTTCTTCCGAGGCGAGTTCGACAGCGCCGCGTCGGCCTTGCTCCAACAGTCATTTCCAACAGTACTTAGTAGTTTCCCATAAGTATACGAAATATGGTTGAAGAAGAGGATAGTACAGATAGTTGTGTGAAATCTGAGATTTTCGGTGTAAATATGCCCCTTCGGAGTGATGGGGGAGACATGACAAAGGAGGACAGACGCCGGCAGTTGCTCGAATTTATGAAAGAGCATCCGCTGGCGCTTCCACCGCTTCTTATCTACAGGAATCTGAAACTTCACATGGACGTGACTTTCACAGTCGATAGCGTCCGGAACTATCTCGATGAGTTCGCCGAAGAAGGGCTGGTGAAAATGGTAGAGAAAGAGCCGCTTGACGATGGTGATCTGGTAGAAGCGGAGGCAGGAACTCGACCGTACTACATTATCACTGAAGAAGGTAGGGCCTACCTCGAAGACTGATTTTTCAGATACTAATCTGAACTTTCCCACAACTATGGGAAAAACTAAGTGGCTGGCAGTCCTTACTATTGAGTAGGAACAGACGCGCTGCTGGGTGATTTCGAGCGAAGAATCGGAATCGCCCGACCTGTCATCAGCAGGCCAGGCGCGTCCGTTCCTCCAACAACGATGGCAACTACGCAACCCCACCCACAAGAACGTTTGGCTCGCGAACAATTCACCCAGCGACCCTTCTACGTCGGCACCGACGGCGACGGCGCGGCACACTACTGGTCGTCCTACGCCCAGGCGATCCTGGTGATCGACGGCGACGGCGACACCGAGCGCTTCGAGCTGGCCGACCTGCCGATCGACACGCTCGGCCAGTGGTGCGAACACGTCCGGAACGAGCGCGAGTGGGCGACCGAACCGCGCGTCGGCGGCTCGCTCGTCGGCGACCTCGTCCGCGGGATCGAGGCATGAATCCCGAGACTGTCGCCGACGCCCGCGGGTTCGTCTACGAGCCGGCCCGCGGCCCGAAACGCCGCGTCCTGTACGAACCACGCAGTGACGGTCGCTTTGAGCGGATCGAGTCCGTCTGGACTGGCTGCACGTGGCGGCCGACTGGTCGGGAAATCGTCGAGAACGTCTACCGGATCTAATCTCGTCACCTTTTTTACAGCCGGAATTAACCCTCAGATGGGCGCCGGGCCGAACCATCAGTGATAGGCTCTTTCCCCCCACATCGGCGCCCGAGTTTCCATCACTCATTCGTCGTCCCTGAGCGACAGCCCGATCTCCCACAGGACAGTCTCGGCCCAAGCCGGCGGCTCGGGCAGGTCGAGCACGTCGCCGGCCTCGGTCGTCGTCTCTAACTCCGCCTCCCGGCCGTCGACGCCGAACGCCCAGCGCTCGCCGTCGCGCTCGATCACCACCCGCGCGTCCTGGTCGGGATGGTCCGAGACGTGTGCTTTCGCTTCCGAGCCGTTCCCCAGTGCCACCGTCGTCGTTCGCGCTTGCCGCGTTGCCATATCCGACCAGTCCGGGGAGAGGGGTAAGAGGCTAACCGGGGCGCGTGAAACGAAGTCAAAACTCGCCACCAAAACCAGCGAAAACTACCCACTCACACACCAGAGACACCGACAAACAGCAGTGAAACGAAGATGCAACGAAGTGAAACAAAATGCCGCCCTCGGGCGATTACAGCAGTGAAACGTAATCGGTCCCGCGCCCCTGCCCGCGACTCTCGATCAACTCGTACTGTTCGAGCGATTTGAGATACCGCCACCGCGTCGTCCGACTCTTGGGCGCCTCACACCGCGCTTCGTAGCGCGCATGGACTGTCTCGCCATCCAACTCGCCCGCCTCGTCGATGATATCGAACAACAGCCGTTGATGCGTTCCGAGCGACCGGACGTGTCGGCGCCGCAAGTCGGCTTCGGCGTCGGCCGCGACCGCCTCGACCACCTCGCAAGTCAACTCTTCGCGATCGCGCTCGGCGACCTGCTGGGCCGCCCACCGAAGCACGGTGATCGCGTGGCGGGCGTCCCCCGCGGCGATGTCGGCGACCCGCTCGATCGCGCCGTCGGCAACCCGACTGCGGATCAACCCGTGGGCGACCCGACTGTCGAGAATATCGACCAGTTCGGCGTGACTGAACTTATCGAGCCGGAGCGTCTGTGTCGACTGCATCCGCGAGATCACGGGTTGAGACAGTTCGGCTAACCACTCGTCTTCGTCGACGGTGATGCACACGAGCGAGACGCCCGGCAGGTTCGACAGCGCCAACAGCAGTTCCTCGTCGGCGACGCCGACCTCGTCCAGCGTCGCGATGATATGCTCGTCGGCCTCGCGCAACCGATCCAGTGCCTCGGACCGCGGGGCGCCCTCCCGCCGGAGGTCCGCCCCCAGCCCGACCTCGCGGATCAGGCGGTGCAACGCGGCGGCCTCGGTGGGGTCCGCGATACAGTCCACATACCCCCACCGCACGTCCAGCGTCTCGCGCCGGAGCTGCCCGAGGACGTACTTCGCGAGCGTCGTCTTCCCCGCGCCGCTCGGGCCGAAGATCGTCACCGACTCGGGCGCGTCGAAGCCGGTCGGGTCCAAGACAGCAGAGAGATGGTCGATCTGGCCGTCGCGATGGTGCAGGTCCTGCGGGACAGTGTCGGTCCGGAGCGCACGAGCGTCGGTAATCATCGCCTACGTGTCACCCGCGGACGGGGAAAAGCGTCAGCCGTCCGGAGTGAAAGTGAAGCGCGAACCACCTTAACCAACACAGGCACCCGAACCGATGCCAGTGTTGGTTAAACACCGCCGAAACCCTCAATCCAGGCGATTCACCGATGGTACCGATCGATTCCAAATATGAGAACCACTGTTCAAGTCTGTCCTGAAACATCAGATCTGCCGACACGACTGATTGGTGTACTGGACCATCACTACCGATTCTCAGTACGGACACCTCTCCGTGTTATCGGATAATACGACACTCCCTGGGCCTGAACACACCTCTTAGATCCTTTCGCATGGGGCACGCCCGTTCTTTCAGTGGCAGACTAAAAACCAGTCAAGACGGCCTTGAAACGGCTAATTCTCGTAAAACGTGTTCTTACTTTATAATAAGGTCGGCATATGTGGACAGTGTAATGCAGCTCAAAGAACTGTTCAACGACGATGATGCCGTCTCGCCGGTCATTGGCGTCATCCTCATGGTCGCCATTACGGTGATCCTCGCCGCAGTGATTGCATCGTTCGTCCTCGGGCTCGGGGACCAGACACAGAGTGCCACGCCGCAAGCCAGTTTCTCGTTCGAATATGATGAGAGTGGTATCAGTGGCACTTCCGGGGAAGGGGTTCTGTCAGTCACGCATGACGGTGGTGACACGATCCCGGCAGACGAGCTTTACATCCGGGGTAGCGATTACACAACGGTCTCTTCTCCGCCGTCTGGCACAATGTCAAGTAATGGCCAATTCGCTGGTAACGTCAGCGTCAGCGAAGTGTCTGCTGGGAATGGCGTCGAGGTGGCAGTCCAGAACTCGTACGAAATCCGTGTTGTCTACGAGTCCGCAGAAGGCGACTCCTCGGCCACGCTCGGTCAGGACTCCGGTCCCGAAGCATAACTGACGGCCGTTTTTCCGTTTTATTCAGACCGAACAGCCTCAACTCACCCACGATCGACGCGCTCAACCCCGGGCTGAAACCGATTCAACGCCGTCTTGAACAGCAAGCCATCGTGCGTAGACCACCGTCTCAGATGCTCTCCAGTAGATCAAGATTTTTGAAACGGTGGCGTTCTCATATTCTGTAAACAGAACATGGAGTATAAGTGTAGCTATGCATTAATCAGGTCCACTGGAAAGTCAGGTGGAGAACCACCCGGTCCCCACGGGTAGTTGTTGAAGCTTCAACAAATCTCTTTCGCCGGCTTTCCGGAGACAACTATGGAAATACGCAACCTGTTTGACGACGAGCAAGGTGTATCGCCTGTCATTGGCGTCATCCTCATGGTGGCCATTACCGTGATCCTCGCGGCCGTCATCGCAACATTTGTGCTTGGTCTCGGTGACCAAGTGAGTAACACTGCCCCGCAAGCCAGTTTCAGCTTCGATTACGAGGCTGACAGCTCACTCAGCGCCACTAATGCCAACGGCGTACTGACGATTACCCACGACGGCGGCGACGCGATCGCTGCCGACGAACTGTTCCTCCGAGGGTCATCGGTAAGCGGGGAAACCGGAAACTGGTCGAGTCTTAGCGGCACCGTCAGCAGTTCGAGTGAGGTGCGAGCCGGCAACAGCGCCGATATTCAGGTTTCAAATGACGACACGATTCGTACCGTCTTCCAGTCCAACGACGGCGGCAACTCCGCAACGCTCGGCCGCTGGACCGGTCCGGAAGCCTAACTGAGAACCACCCTTTCTATTCGTGCCCTGTACGGACCCGACTGACAAGGACGACCTGATTGCAGCGTTCATTGCGACCTACAAAGGGAGTGAAGCCGCTTCACCGGAAGAACTGGTCCGCCAGTACCACCGAGTGACCCAGTATACAGCGAAACACCCGGACAAAGGATCTGCTGCTGTCTCGTCGGCTGTCGACCTACCCCGTCCCCGTGTTAGAACATGGGTGGACAGAGGCGGGATGCCGGATGCCGCCCGCGGGATGCAAGTCGCTGAAGGGCATGGCTGGTTCGATCTCTCCTGGGAAACACCGATGTGCCACACACTCACGATCGCCGTCGCCTGGATCTTCAGCGGCGGCAGTATCAACGAGATGTGGGCGCCATCGTTTGCCGTCACCGAGAACACCCGTGCGTTCGCGGACAGCGTCTACGAGGCACTGGGTGTCGGCGCACGAACCGTCCGTTCGGACGACGACGGCCGAGCGACCGAACTACTGCCAGCCGCCGATGGCAGTGTCCTTGGACGGGTGTTATCTGCACTGGGTGCCCCGACAGGGTCGAAGACACCTGACAGCGAAGTCTCACTGCCGCCGTGGCTCAGCGAGGCTCCGGACGACGTGCGACGTGCCTTCGCACAGACGTTCGTCTTCAACCGCGGGGTCGAGCGGCAGAATCGGCCCCAGACACCAGTGCAAATCAAAACGACACGAAGCGACGAGTTTCGGGAAGATATCCAAGCGCTTTGCGAGTCGGTGACTGCTGAATCGGCTGTCACGGGCGATTCGGAAGTGTGGCGCCTTACCGCACCCGCAGCATTTCAACTGTATCAGGCGCCCGAGATACCCAGCTGACACATTGCACATTTCTGTAGAAACACGCAACCGACACACCGGGTTTCCGCTGAACCCTGCGGGTTCGGCCCGCTGACGACCCGACCGAACTCGTCTGTGGGCTTGAAGTTGCACGCTTCCCATGACGAACACGAATGCGAACCGAACGGAACAAAGACGGCTCCTTCAACGTCTGGCTAACTCGCGACGAGTATCGCGAACTCCCGAGACACGCGACGACCACCCAGCGCGAGATCGCGATCCGACTGATGGGGGACTGCGGCCTCCGCGTCCGGGAAGTGCTCGACGTGCAACCCCGGCACATCGACCGCATGACCGACGGCCGCCACTACGAACTCGAAGTGATCGGCGGGAAAGACACCACAGGCGAGTACGACGGCGGCAAACACCGCGAGACCTGGCTCCCGGTCGACCTCGAAGCGACGATCCACCGCTATGTCACCGAGCACGACCTCGCCGACGACGAGCCGCTGGTCGACAAGTCCAAACGCACCCTCCAGTACTGGGTCGAGGACGCGGCCGACGCTGCCGCCGACGAGCTGGGCGACGACGACTACCGGCGCGTTTCGACCCACGACCTCCGGCGCTGCTGGGCGAACCACTTGCTGGTCGAGGAGAACGTCTCACCGCGGATCGTCATGGCGCTGGGTGGCTGGTCGTCCTACGACGCGATCGAGCCCTACCTGGCGGCGCCGACCGAACAGAACATCATCGAGTCGATGAGCGAGGTCGGGCTGTAACACTTCGATAACGGGGCGTTCTCACACGCCGATCCACGACCGAACCGAGTCGACCGCGACCGCGGCGATCGCGACCGCGGCG from Haloarcula pelagica carries:
- a CDS encoding tyrosine-type recombinase/integrase codes for the protein MYLEFRESDVSEKTLQNHRYRLDTFIEFCEVHDIENLNELDGRDIHSYRTWRGEDIKPLTLKTHLATLRVFLEFCASIDAVEDGLREKVVLPNVSAAEESKSVQLDADRARSILDFLDEYRYASRDHIIMLILAYSGIRLGTLRALDVGDWDSKALLLKIRHRPDSGTPLKNREPAERSITVSEEYGSVIDDYIRVNRVNVTDDHGREPLISSQFGRMSEGAIRETVYRLTRPCIIDQECPHDRDLADCEATQDKQARECPSSVSPHAVRRGAITRMLRDGTPEKVVSSRSNATSDILEKHYDERSERERAEIRREFLEDSL
- a CDS encoding Cdc6/Cdc18 family protein, whose translation is MITDARALRTDTVPQDLHHRDGQIDHLSAVLDPTGFDAPESVTIFGPSGAGKTTLAKYVLGQLRRETLDVRWGYVDCIADPTEAAALHRLIREVGLGADLRREGAPRSEALDRLREADEHIIATLDEVGVADEELLLALSNLPGVSLVCITVDEDEWLAELSQPVISRMQSTQTLRLDKFSHAELVDILDSRVAHGLIRSRVADGAIERVADIAAGDARHAITVLRWAAQQVAERDREELTCEVVEAVAADAEADLRRRHVRSLGTHQRLLFDIIDEAGELDGETVHARYEARCEAPKSRTTRWRYLKSLEQYELIESRGQGRGTDYVSLL
- a CDS encoding type IV pilin N-terminal domain-containing protein; its protein translation is MQLKELFNDDDAVSPVIGVILMVAITVILAAVIASFVLGLGDQTQSATPQASFSFEYDESGISGTSGEGVLSVTHDGGDTIPADELYIRGSDYTTVSSPPSGTMSSNGQFAGNVSVSEVSAGNGVEVAVQNSYEIRVVYESAEGDSSATLGQDSGPEA
- a CDS encoding type IV pilin N-terminal domain-containing protein; this translates as MEIRNLFDDEQGVSPVIGVILMVAITVILAAVIATFVLGLGDQVSNTAPQASFSFDYEADSSLSATNANGVLTITHDGGDAIAADELFLRGSSVSGETGNWSSLSGTVSSSSEVRAGNSADIQVSNDDTIRTVFQSNDGGNSATLGRWTGPEA
- a CDS encoding site-specific integrase produces the protein MRTERNKDGSFNVWLTRDEYRELPRHATTTQREIAIRLMGDCGLRVREVLDVQPRHIDRMTDGRHYELEVIGGKDTTGEYDGGKHRETWLPVDLEATIHRYVTEHDLADDEPLVDKSKRTLQYWVEDAADAAADELGDDDYRRVSTHDLRRCWANHLLVEENVSPRIVMALGGWSSYDAIEPYLAAPTEQNIIESMSEVGL